In Streptomyces canus, one DNA window encodes the following:
- a CDS encoding dienelactone hydrolase family protein, with protein MDIAFPRIEPSVAEDSFRHGSGRSLPVARIELGGVPRGAAIVLCDAGALERDAAGFMNGLAEHGYESVAVDLSPTGGDPTGTTDRDLVSDVAVLVGRLGERGWSPAQVGLVGYGFGGRTALLATAEFALGAAVSIAPSGVADAWSDALPPLIQVARHVRTPWLGLFGQQDPGAPADALARLGSYLGGSPAHTEVVTYPGVARDFYRDARETLAHVASFDAWQRTIEWLDRRVVPRPTPLAAEWQRRVASAARA; from the coding sequence ATGGACATCGCATTTCCGCGGATCGAGCCGAGTGTTGCGGAGGACTCGTTCAGGCATGGATCAGGTAGGTCGCTGCCGGTGGCCCGGATCGAGCTCGGCGGTGTCCCGAGAGGCGCGGCGATCGTGCTCTGCGACGCCGGCGCCCTGGAACGGGACGCCGCCGGGTTCATGAACGGACTGGCCGAGCACGGATACGAGTCCGTCGCCGTCGACCTGTCGCCCACCGGTGGCGACCCGACCGGCACGACCGACCGGGATCTGGTGAGCGACGTCGCCGTGCTGGTGGGGCGGTTGGGTGAACGCGGCTGGTCGCCGGCGCAGGTGGGCCTCGTCGGCTACGGCTTCGGGGGCCGGACGGCACTCTTGGCCACCGCCGAGTTCGCACTCGGCGCGGCGGTGAGCATCGCCCCGTCCGGAGTGGCGGACGCATGGTCCGACGCCCTGCCGCCGCTGATCCAAGTGGCCCGGCACGTCCGGACGCCGTGGCTCGGACTGTTCGGTCAGCAGGACCCCGGTGCCCCTGCGGACGCCCTGGCCAGGCTGGGCTCGTACCTGGGCGGCTCGCCGGCCCACACGGAAGTGGTCACCTATCCGGGCGTCGCCCGAGATTTCTATCGCGACGCCCGCGAGACCCTGGCGCACGTGGCCTCTTTCGACGCGTGGCAGCGAACCATCGAGTGGCTCGATCGGCGCGTGGTGCCGCGGCCCACGCCATTGGCCGCGGAATGGCAAAGACGTGTCGCAAGCGCGGCCCGCGCGTAA
- a CDS encoding AMP-binding protein, protein MTHIPEDTAALAAICRTWATRTPEAACLTYDGVTRNWREVYERSCRVAQGLAGSAPGARERVLYLGRNRPEFFEVLFGASMAGWVSVAANWRLAPSELLCVVNNARPRVLFVSEDLVGKLTPVRDELTTVETVVVIGDETDDYEKWLLCRDPQEPPAVTTDSDPAFMMYTSGTTGVPKAALFDGRAVRATFSAAGVMGVTQKSVLLAALPLFHAAGLNTAIAALAVGAHCVLSADAKPRSVLEVVERHRVTTTMVVPAVLQALQDEDVDRYDLSALDTIAYAGSPMDPDLLRTCLRRFRCKFLQFYGSTETIGITVLPPEDHDLADTDGRLGSAGLPLPEVTVRVVDPLTEKDVAEGVVGEVWAKTPTAMSAYWEAPEETAHVLAPDAFLRTGDAGFLRGGYLHLCDRLKDVIITGGENVYPTEVEHVLSTHPGIAEVAVIGAPSRRWGETVRAVVVRAPAQPSLTEGEVISYAKEYLAGYKSPTVVDFVAQLPRNASGKVLKSKLREP, encoded by the coding sequence ATGACGCACATTCCCGAAGATACGGCCGCACTTGCGGCGATCTGCCGCACGTGGGCGACACGCACACCCGAAGCTGCCTGTCTCACCTACGACGGTGTGACCCGGAACTGGCGCGAGGTGTACGAACGCAGTTGCCGTGTCGCACAGGGGCTCGCCGGTTCCGCGCCGGGTGCGAGGGAGCGGGTGCTCTACCTGGGCCGCAACAGGCCCGAGTTCTTCGAGGTCCTGTTCGGTGCGTCGATGGCGGGTTGGGTGAGCGTCGCCGCGAACTGGCGGCTCGCCCCGTCGGAGTTGCTCTGCGTGGTCAACAACGCGCGCCCCAGAGTGCTGTTCGTCTCGGAGGATCTCGTCGGCAAGCTCACCCCTGTCCGGGACGAGCTTACGACGGTGGAAACCGTCGTGGTCATCGGGGACGAGACCGACGACTACGAGAAATGGCTTCTCTGCCGGGACCCGCAGGAGCCGCCTGCCGTGACCACGGACTCCGATCCCGCGTTCATGATGTACACCTCCGGCACGACCGGAGTGCCCAAGGCCGCGCTGTTCGACGGCCGGGCCGTGCGCGCGACGTTCAGCGCCGCCGGCGTCATGGGCGTCACCCAAAAATCCGTTCTGCTGGCGGCGCTTCCCCTCTTCCACGCCGCAGGGCTGAACACAGCGATCGCGGCACTGGCCGTCGGGGCCCACTGCGTGCTGTCCGCCGATGCCAAACCCCGCTCGGTGCTGGAAGTCGTGGAACGCCACCGGGTGACCACGACCATGGTCGTGCCCGCGGTTCTGCAGGCCCTCCAGGACGAGGACGTCGACCGCTACGACCTCTCCGCCCTCGACACCATCGCCTATGCCGGCTCTCCCATGGACCCCGACCTGCTGCGGACCTGCCTGCGCCGCTTCCGCTGCAAGTTCCTCCAGTTCTACGGCTCGACGGAGACCATCGGCATCACGGTGCTGCCTCCCGAGGACCACGATCTGGCCGACACCGACGGCAGACTGGGCTCGGCCGGGCTCCCACTTCCCGAAGTGACGGTACGGGTCGTCGATCCCCTGACGGAGAAGGACGTCGCCGAAGGCGTGGTGGGCGAGGTCTGGGCGAAGACACCGACGGCGATGTCCGCGTACTGGGAGGCCCCGGAGGAGACGGCACACGTTCTCGCCCCGGACGCATTCCTGCGCACCGGCGACGCCGGGTTCCTGCGCGGTGGCTATCTCCATCTGTGCGACCGGCTCAAGGACGTCATCATCACGGGCGGCGAGAACGTGTACCCGACCGAGGTGGAGCACGTCCTCTCGACTCACCCGGGGATCGCCGAGGTCGCGGTGATCGGGGCCCCCTCCCGCCGGTGGGGCGAGACGGTGCGGGCCGTCGTCGTACGGGCGCCCGCACAGCCCTCGCTGACAGAGGGCGAGGTCATTTCGTACGCCAAGGAATACCTCGCGGGCTACAAGAGCCCGACCGTGGTGGATTTCGTGGCGCAGCTCCCGAGGAACGCCTCGGGAAAAGTACTCAAGAGCAAGTTGCGTGAGCCATAG